In Methanoregula sp. UBA64, the genomic window CTGTCCCCTTCCATCCGGCCCTCCGTAAACGGAGTCACTGCGTGGCTGGAATGAGGCCTGCGATAGCCGGGGGTGTCGTTTACCCGGGGAAATACCTCATTTTTCCAATACTATTATAGTGTTATAGTGCTATAATTCGGATTATGTCTGCGGATTCACAGAAACCAGCGACGACCACCATCCAGCTGCTGGCCGATACCAAGGAGGAGCTCACTACCCTCAAGGAGTGCCATAACCTGCAAACCTACGATGAGGTAATAAAGTTCCTGATTACCGCCCGGAAGACATCCATAAAATCAATGTTTGGCTGTACCCCCGAAATGCCACCCTTTGTGCGGGAGGAGGACGATTCCCATCGAGTACCTGGTGATTGATACCTGGGTCTGGATCGAGTATTTCCGTGGGTCCGACCCGGCAATCAGAGAGGTTATCGAGACCCCGGGAGACGTTGCATTACTGACATCCGCGATCACCATCACCGAGATCGTACGGAAATACAATGGGTATCCCCGGGATCTCCTGGAGGAGATGCTCCGGCTGATCACTACGGTTGGCCGGGTGGTAACTGTCGATCAGGAGATCGCAACTGCTGCCGGCTACCTGAGAAACGATGGGTTCCCCGGCGGAACTGCTGACGCTATCATCCTTGCAACGGCACGGCAGGCTGGCGGGAAGGTTATGACCGGCGACCTGCATTTTAAAGGATTGGACGATGCGCTCTTTGTAGGATCCTGAATAGTTGCGGTACAGGATTGTCCGGGGCCGCCTCATCGGGACCCCATAAGGTGCCCGGCGGTGGGAAGGGATTTTTTGTTCCATCCGCGTGGGGATGTCCCTTTTTTTAAGGCGGCGATCATCGCAATGATCTGAGGAGATTTCACAAGCTTTCTTTTCAAAAATTGAATCCTTTTTAAAGGGATGGCAGGGGGCTCTTTCCCCCTGTCGATCAGACTTTTTTGTTCGCTTCCGATGCTTCCATGTGGTCGAGGACCCGGTCCCACATGACGAGGAGCCCGGGGATGACCACGTAGGCGAGGAGTCCCGTGCCGAGGAATGCCCCGGTGATGATGAGCGAGGTGTCCATCGCGCTCACCTTCAGGCAAGGGCGGTTTCGGTGTCGGCCCAGGTCTCGACCTTGGTCCGGATCGCTTCGTCGGTGTAGGAAGCGATGATGATCCGATCCCTGCTGAAGTGGAGGTAGTACAGCTCGCCGTTGGGGTCGTGGCACTTGAGGGTCGCCGAGTATGTTTCGGTGTCGGTGTCCCGTGCTACGGTCCCGCCGTGGGCGGTGCTGAGGGTGCCTGCCGCGAGGATCACAGCTACGCCGGCGTTGAACCCGGCAAGGCTGGTGTACCGGTCTGAGATTGCGCCGACGACTTTTGCGTCGGAGTCCTGGTACACGATCTTTGCGGTGTAGGCTTCCTTGGTCTTTTCCACACCTGCGTGTGTTTCACCCGCGGAGATGTAGGATACACATCCGAGGGGGTTCGATACGATGACTGCCTGGACGATCGCGTTAAACGTCGCCGGGTCCGCAATCGGGCTTGTCAGGTTGCGGAAGGCAGTCTTTGTGGTTGTTCCATCCTGGAAATCTGCCATTTTTTTCACGTCCTTTTTTGTTCTTTCTTTTTCTGCTGTCTCGGGGGCCCCTTTGACACATACCTGTGGGCCGGTCGGGATAATAGGGGTACGCGGGGGGTGGGAATCCGAGCCCGGGTTATGGCCGGATCAGGGATCCGGGACGATTGGCGTGCAAAAAGAGGAAATGGTGTCAATGGATTTGGAAGAAATTATTTAGATTAAAGTGTGCACTGGGAAGGTCTAATCTGAAGCGTTCCGTAAATCGCGATATAAATAGAAATACTTTAATTTGTTGTAATAATTATTAGTCATACTAAGTAGGGAAAGACTATATGACAGATTCTTTAAAAAGCGAGAAAGAATTACTAGAAGATATTGAGTCAGATCCAAAAAACTATTGCGCTCATTGTAATATTGCTGAGCTCTTACTTAATGCGAATAAAATAAATGAAGCTGAGGAACATTTCAAAAAATCTATAGATATTAACCCGGAAAATGAATGCAGTCATTTAAAATATGCAATATTATTAGCTGAATCAAAAAGAGCGTCTGAAGCTGAAAAACATTTTAAAATCGCTCTCAAATTAGCCCCAAATAATGCTGGGATAAACTGTAACTATGCATTCTTTTTACAGAAATCTGGGCGCTATGATGAGGCATATAAGTATTATGAAAAAGCAATAGAGCTGGATCCCAAGCAAGAATTGTGTTATTTGAATTATTGTGATTTCCTAATCAATATTAAAAAGTTAGATGAAGCTGAAAAATATTCTAAAAAGTTTCTTGAAGTATCCCCAGAGAATCCAGATGCTTATTCACTTTATGCGGAAATATTAAAAGATAAAGGCAAATTTGAAGAGGCAGAAAACTATCTTAAAAAAGCTGTTGTCTTGGATCCCGATAATGGAATACGATACTCAAATTATGGCACCTTGTTATTCAAGTTAGAGAAATATGGAGAGTCTGAAAAATATTTTAAAAAATCTGTTGAATTAATGCCAAACCGTGCAGATGTTCACTCCAATTATTCTATTTTGTTGGAACAATTAAAAAGATCAGAGGAGGCCGAAAATCAAATAAAGGCTGCAATAGATATCGACCCGAATGATTCCAAATATCATTTCGACTATGCACTTCTACTTAGTTCAATGGGTAGGGAAAATGAAGCTGAGCAGGAATATCTGAAATCGATTGAGTTGGATCCAACAAATGTTCGTTCCCATAACAATTTAGGTTCTTATTATTACGATTTGAAAAAATATGATGATGCTGGAAAACATTTTAAAACTGCAATAGAAGTAAAACCCAATATTTCTCGTTTCCATAGTAATTATGGAAATGTTTTAACCGCATTAGGGAAATTTTGCGAGGCTGAAAAAGAATATAAAATTGCTATAAAATTAAAACCGGCTGACTCATCGGCTCATCAAAATTATTCATCCCTATTAAAACATGTGAAGAGATATTCTGAAGCAGAAGAACAGTGTAAAGAAGCCATTGAGTTAGATCCCTGCGATTCCTCTATTTATAATGAATATGGGGTCCTGCTATTTGAGATGAAAAAGTATCAAGAAGCAGAGGCTAGTTTCCAAAAAGCCATAATATATGCTCCAAATAACGCAGATATCCACAGTAATTATGCGGAACTATTACAGAAATTAGAACGGTATTCTGATGCAGAAGAGGAGATTAGAATGGCACTTATAAAAGATCCTTCAAACCCCACAAATCTCAGTAATTTGGGAGATATTTTAACAGATGAAAAATACTTTGAAGACGCCATAACTGTTTATCAACAGGCATTGGAACTTTCAAACGCGGATAACTCTCTCCTTTCGAAAATTCATAACAATTTGGGCTGGATTTTCACTCAAAAAAATGAAAACTTTCGAACACATTTCAATCTGAACCGTGCCAGAGTGGAATTTAGTAAGGCAATTGAATTAGATGATACAAATTCAAAAGCACATAAAAATCTGCGTCTGCTCAAAAAAAATTTACCCCAATATTCTGTATTCACCACTTCAAGATGTGATGTTATTGCAGTTTGCCTTTGCTTATTCCTCATAATCCCAGTAATTTTATTCCTATCTCAAAAAATTTCGGAGTACTCATTTGCTCTAATGTTTTTACTTTTGATAGCGGGATTTGTAGGTGTATTTTTATCAAATGACTTTTCGAAATTTTGGGTCGGCCCAAAAGGAGCGGGATTTGAAAGGAATCTTGGCTCCC contains:
- a CDS encoding tetratricopeptide repeat protein; this translates as MTDSLKSEKELLEDIESDPKNYCAHCNIAELLLNANKINEAEEHFKKSIDINPENECSHLKYAILLAESKRASEAEKHFKIALKLAPNNAGINCNYAFFLQKSGRYDEAYKYYEKAIELDPKQELCYLNYCDFLINIKKLDEAEKYSKKFLEVSPENPDAYSLYAEILKDKGKFEEAENYLKKAVVLDPDNGIRYSNYGTLLFKLEKYGESEKYFKKSVELMPNRADVHSNYSILLEQLKRSEEAENQIKAAIDIDPNDSKYHFDYALLLSSMGRENEAEQEYLKSIELDPTNVRSHNNLGSYYYDLKKYDDAGKHFKTAIEVKPNISRFHSNYGNVLTALGKFCEAEKEYKIAIKLKPADSSAHQNYSSLLKHVKRYSEAEEQCKEAIELDPCDSSIYNEYGVLLFEMKKYQEAEASFQKAIIYAPNNADIHSNYAELLQKLERYSDAEEEIRMALIKDPSNPTNLSNLGDILTDEKYFEDAITVYQQALELSNADNSLLSKIHNNLGWIFTQKNENFRTHFNLNRARVEFSKAIELDDTNSKAHKNLRLLKKNLPQYSVFTTSRCDVIAVCLCLFLIIPVILFLSQKISEYSFALMFLLLIAGFVGVFLSNDFSKFWVGPKGAGFERNLGSLTNSSELRIMSISNEKFEQFSR
- a CDS encoding PIN domain-containing protein is translated as MIDTWVWIEYFRGSDPAIREVIETPGDVALLTSAITITEIVRKYNGYPRDLLEEMLRLITTVGRVVTVDQEIATAAGYLRNDGFPGGTADAIILATARQAGGKVMTGDLHFKGLDDALFVGS